The genomic stretch CTTAAGACAGGCAAGTGCAGCTTATACGATGAACTGCTGAAAAAACTCCCGCCTACCCTTCTGGACCTGCTCGACATTCCCGGACTGGGCCCAAAAAAAATAAAAGTTCTCTATGAGGGTGCAGGAATAAAAACGATGGATGCCCTTGAAAAAGCCGCAAAAGAGGGCAGACTAAGGGCCTTTCCCGGCATGGGAGAAAAATCGGAAGCCAACATCCTTCTATCTATTGAAGCCGTAAGGAAACGAAGCGGCAGAAGCAACATTTCAAAGGCCCTGGCAAAGGCGGAAGCGCTTGTCGGTTACATCAAAGGAATTCCCGGTGTAACAAGGGCAATCCATGCAGGGAGCCTCAGGCGCTGGAAGGAGACCATCGGCGATATTGACATACTGGTAGCCTGTGCTGATGCTTTGGAAGTGATGGAAAAGTTTGTCACTCACCCTGAAGTCGAAAGAGTGCTTGCAAAGGGAGAGACCAAAAGTTCCGCTCTCTTTGCCAACCATCTGCAGGTCGATGTGAGAGTCATTGATGAAAAATCTTTCGGCGCCGCCCTGCAATACTTTACAGGCTCCAGGGAACATAATGTAGCTCTCAGGCTGAGGGCAAAAAAGAGGGGCCTCAAGATCAGTGAATACGGTGTCTTCAGTGAAAAGGACGGCAGCCGGGTGGCCGGAAAAGAGGAGGCAGACATTTATAAGGCCATTGGACTTCCCTGCATCGTTCCCCAATTACGGGAAGGAAGAGGCGAAATAGAGGCTGCAGAATCCATGAAATTACCGGACCTTATTCAGCCAAATCAGATAAGAGGTGATCTCCACATGCATACCACCTGGAGTGATGGCCGGGACAGCATCGAAGAAATGGCTGAGGAAGCCATGAAGAGGGGCTATGAATACATAGCCATAACAGACCACTCCAGGGCTGTCGGCATCGCCCATGGACTCAATGAAGAACGGCTGCTAAAGCAGATGGAGGAAATAGACAGGGTAAATGACCGTATCAGGAAAACCGCTTCACCCTTCACCCTTCTCAAGGGATCGGAAGTCGACATAATGGCCGACGGCACGCTCGATCTCGACCATTCGGTTCTTGAAAAACTGGACTTTGTCATCGGCGCTATCCATTCGGGCTTTACCATGACTGAAAAGGAGATGACCGACAGAATCATAAAGGGTATTTCAACAGGACTCATCAATGTTATTGCCCACCCCACGGGAAGACTTATTAACCGGAGAGAGCCCTATGCAGTCAACCTGAAAAAGGTATTTGACGCTGCAAAGGAACATGGCACAGCCATGGAGATCAACTCCCATCCCTACCGGCTCGACCTGAAGGACATCCATTGCAGGCAGGCCGTCGAGTCGGGACTTTATGTAAGCATAGCAACGGACTCCCATAACAGAAAGCAGATGGAAAATATTATTTACGGCATAAACACGGCACAGCGGGGATGGGTAGAGGCTGAAAGTGTTATTAACACAAAAAAACCAGGTGACTTACGTGAGTTTTTGAAGAGAGGGTGAACGAAAAGAAGGAGACGCTCCTTTCTCATCATTCTTGATTCACAGACCCTTAAATCCCCCTCATTCCTTTGCTGAAGGAGAGAAGCAGAATCATAAAAAACCTGTGTCAAAATAATTTCTCAAAGCGCCTTTCCCTCCTTCTGCAACGCCTGGATCCTGTCCATCAGCATCTTTCTCAGCTTCTGCCTCCGGTGAATACCGACGAGAAGAAAAACGGCAAAGAGGCCCATGAAAAAGTAAAAAAACATGGCGTAAATAACGGGGCCACGGCAGTTGAAAGTCTCTGCGCTGAAAGAATAGTTGCCCTCACACTCGAGAAATGAAAGGTGGGAAGAGGAGACAGACCAAAGCAGGAAAAGAAGTCCAAAGAGAAAAAATAATCCTGAAAGCGCAAAGGCGCCTTTACCCGTTTTTATTTTTATTTCTTTCTCTTTCATTATTCCCGGCTCCTTCCTGATTCGGGGGCTGCCCGTCATGTTTAACCTTTTACAAACGCCAGACAATCTATCTTTGCATCAATATGCAAGCGCTTCATATTAGAACATTCTTTGGAGAGGAAAAAAAGCATTTTTATGGTGGCGAAGAAAAGAGCTCAACAGAGGTGTGCTAAAATAATAAAGTATAAATTGGTTATAGTCTGCTTGCTTTGAAAAAAAGTATTTAGCTATGGATTTTTTATGTTTATCGAAGCCTCAAATCAAGAATGCAATTTACCCTTGCCCGGCCATGAGAATCGCGAAACTGAGCCGCGAGCAGGGTTTCCTGCTGTTTGAGCGTGTTAAATCTTTAGCCATTTGAATGCATCTTCAATGGTTGAACATATTTTGAAATTCCATGGCGACCCTGTTTTTTGGGATGTAATGACATAAGCTTTGCACATGTTTACAGCATGTTCTTCTACAGCTACAAGCGCAATATTAATATTTTCTTTGATGTATGCAGCTCCCAGATCGGTTGCAGCCGGAGTGAGCGTGTCGTCTTTTGTAACTAATGATGCATCGGCTCTTGTGAAATCCCATATCTGGTTTTTATGCCTATCAAAATCAATGCTTCCCTGTATTTGACTGTTTGCATCATTTATCTCATTTATAGAAGTGCAACCTGCAAAAGTGACCCTAAATGTTTTGTTTTTATAGGTTATTTGAAATGACATTTCTTAATTCTATAAGAGACTTGACAAGAGATTTTTCAGAATTTAATTGGCCTTTACAGGCAAGGCAAAACTAAAATTACTCCCCTTGCCCCATTCACTCTCCACCCATATTTTCCCCCCATGGAGTTCCACTATATTTTTACTGAGAACAAGCCCAAGACCTGTCCCGCTATTCTCCCCGCCTAGATCTATATCCAGCCGTTCAAAAGGCTTAAAGAGACGATTCATATCTTTCTTCTTTATACCGGGGCCCTTATCCATAACGGAGAATTTGACCTGCTTTATTAAAGCGTCGGAGTCATCAACAAAAGGTTCCACTTTCACGGTAATAGTACCACCTTTCGGTGTATACCGGGAAGCATTTCCTATAAGATTGATAAGTACCTGCTTGATTCGTCTTTCATCGGCATAAAGAAAGTCAACATCGTTCCCGACCTTTACAAGCAGGTGTTTGTCATTAACAAGCATCTTGTCCCTGAAAACAGCCACACTCCTTTTGAGAAGAGAATTTACATCAACAGGAGAGGGATCGAGGACCATTTTTTCCTCTTCTATAACCTTGAGATCAAGAAGGTCATTGACTATTCTGAGAAGGTGTTCAGCGCTTTCGTAGATATCATTGACCAAGTCACGTTGATTGTTTGTCAGCTTTCCCAAAAGTCCATTGTAGAGAAGCTCGGAAATACCCAGAATGGAGCCCAGTGGCGTTCTAAGCTCATGAGACATGTGGGCCACAAAGTTGGTTTTTGCCTGGTTGGCGGCATCGGCCATTTTCTTGGCAGTTCTTAATTTATTTGCAGACTCTTTTTGCCTGGTGATATCATGGGAAACAATGATGAAATGAGAAACATGGCCCCCCTCATTAATTAGCGGAGAGATGGATACTTTCTCCCAGTAGCGCTCTCCATCCTTCCTTTTACTGCAAACTTCACCCTTCCAGGCGCCTCTTTTTTTGAGACTTTCCCAGATTTTTTTGTGTTTGCCCTTTGAATTGCTGCCATTCCTTAAAAAGTAAGCTTTCTTTCCTGTTACCTCATCTGCTGAATAAAGGGTTATTTTCTCAAAAACAGGATTAACATATTCGACCTTGCCTTTTGTATCGGTAATCATCACTACGGAGGGACTCTGATTAACCGCTTCCGATAGTTTTTTTAAAGACTCGTTACTCTCTTTCAACTCGGCCGTTCTTGTCTCAACAAGGGCTTCCAGGTCCTCCCTGTAGCTTTCCAGTTCCTTTTCAATCTCTTTTCGCTCTGTAATATCCT from Deltaproteobacteria bacterium encodes the following:
- the polX gene encoding DNA polymerase/3'-5' exonuclease PolX encodes the protein MENTDIANLFSTIADLLEISGDNPFRIRSYRNGARTIEGLPYSLISVVERDEAGLEEIPGIGKGLHEKIVEILKTGKCSLYDELLKKLPPTLLDLLDIPGLGPKKIKVLYEGAGIKTMDALEKAAKEGRLRAFPGMGEKSEANILLSIEAVRKRSGRSNISKALAKAEALVGYIKGIPGVTRAIHAGSLRRWKETIGDIDILVACADALEVMEKFVTHPEVERVLAKGETKSSALFANHLQVDVRVIDEKSFGAALQYFTGSREHNVALRLRAKKRGLKISEYGVFSEKDGSRVAGKEEADIYKAIGLPCIVPQLREGRGEIEAAESMKLPDLIQPNQIRGDLHMHTTWSDGRDSIEEMAEEAMKRGYEYIAITDHSRAVGIAHGLNEERLLKQMEEIDRVNDRIRKTASPFTLLKGSEVDIMADGTLDLDHSVLEKLDFVIGAIHSGFTMTEKEMTDRIIKGISTGLINVIAHPTGRLINRREPYAVNLKKVFDAAKEHGTAMEINSHPYRLDLKDIHCRQAVESGLYVSIATDSHNRKQMENIIYGINTAQRGWVEAESVINTKKPGDLREFLKRG
- a CDS encoding PAS domain S-box protein, which translates into the protein MERRKKSIYEKNLLLPAKTLILDDSPQGLLASILEKEGFTHFTSLTSKKAFDHLTGSEKISSQKCSFDLILLALSSPFEDSIEICKKIRKIDLFKAVPVIVAVPDRKDETISEIIHAGASDYICRPVSAVDLLSRLYITLKAFRDRNLREGSKKELEAELKRIKKKEKMLLSLEEAVENMPAGLTIADKEGNIVYSNPAEALIHGYSPEELPGKPARKFSTKRFWKSHTPEKLRNFSLLKRETSNIKKDGTIFPVQLTSSVVKDKKDDPIAIVTICEDITERKEIEKELESYREDLEALVETRTAELKESNESLKKLSEAVNQSPSVVMITDTKGKVEYVNPVFEKITLYSADEVTGKKAYFLRNGSNSKGKHKKIWESLKKRGAWKGEVCSKRKDGERYWEKVSISPLINEGGHVSHFIIVSHDITRQKESANKLRTAKKMADAANQAKTNFVAHMSHELRTPLGSILGISELLYNGLLGKLTNNQRDLVNDIYESAEHLLRIVNDLLDLKVIEEEKMVLDPSPVDVNSLLKRSVAVFRDKMLVNDKHLLVKVGNDVDFLYADERRIKQVLINLIGNASRYTPKGGTITVKVEPFVDDSDALIKQVKFSVMDKGPGIKKKDMNRLFKPFERLDIDLGGENSGTGLGLVLSKNIVELHGGKIWVESEWGKGSNFSFALPVKAN